CGCGTGCTGACTGGCGCACTCGGCCTGCCGCGCCGCGACTCATTTTTCGACGAACTCACTCAGGGGGAATCCACCAGCATGAACAAGCAAGAGCTGATCGGGACGGTCGCCGACACCTCGGGCCTCGGCAAGGGCGACGCCACCAAGGCCGTCGAGGCCGTGTTCGACGCGATCTCGACTGCGCTCAAGAAGGGTGATGAGGTTCGCCTCGTCGGCTTCGGCACGTTCTCGGTGAGCAAGCGCAAGGCATCGACGGGCCGCAATCCCCGCACCGGCGAGGAAATGACGATCAAGGCGTCGAACCAGCCCAAGTTCAAGGCCGGCAAGGGCCTCAAGGATTCGGTCAACTGATCTTATGGCCCTGACCCGGTCGGCGGGGGTGGAGCCGCAAGGCTGACATTTGCAGGGTTCAAGTCCCTGTCATGGGTCCCAAATCGGGCTGGACAGCGCGTTTGTCGCCGCTTAAAGGCCCGCTTCCCGTTTCCGCCGTAAGGCGAATGGGCGCGTAGCTCAGTGGTAGAGCACACCCTTCACACGGGTGGGGTCGCAAGTTCAATCCTTGCCGCGCCCACCATGTAGAGCCCGCCGGTCTGCGATCGGCGGGCTTTTTGCTGCCTGCGGTTTACCGTGAAGGCCCCGCCTGCTAGGTTGGTCCCGGCATGGCGACTGCATCCGATCCCGTGCGCTTCAGCGTTTTCAGCAGCTTGGCCGGGCGGATTGCCCGTCCCTTGCGGCTGGCGGCGGTTGCGTGGGTGGCCGTCTTCACCGTGCTCGTCTGCGCGGTGGTTCCAGCCGGTTTGCCGCACACCGCCGCGCAAGGCTCCGCGTTCAATCCCGCTACCACCAGCGTCGCGCTCCAGGCCAAGGCGCCGCAGGCGCGGATGCTGGTCAAGCGCCTGCTGCGGCGCGATGCCGGCGACACGCCTGTCGTCCAGCCTTCGGCCGTCTTTCCGGCGGCAATGGCGATGCTTGCGCCACCGACGCGTGCCGAAGGCAATTGGATAGCGCGTGCCGCCACGGCGCGGCTTGCTGCGCCGGTCCGGGCATTGCCCTGGGCGCGGGGACCGCCGCTCGCCTGACCCGATAGAGGCGCGATTCCAGCGCTTCTCACCGGTGCCGCCGTCGACTGGCAACGGTCTTCCCGCCGCATCGTTCTCTCTCTGAACGGGAAGCTGCGACTGCGCGCTTCCGGAAGGAGATCGCCA
This genomic stretch from Sphingomonas sp. LM7 harbors:
- a CDS encoding HU family DNA-binding protein, whose amino-acid sequence is MNKQELIGTVADTSGLGKGDATKAVEAVFDAISTALKKGDEVRLVGFGTFSVSKRKASTGRNPRTGEEMTIKASNQPKFKAGKGLKDSVN